The following are encoded together in the Pseudodesulfovibrio indicus genome:
- a CDS encoding methyl-accepting chemotaxis protein, producing MHILRFRDWGLQSKILSFFLAAVVLVLLGLLGYFLPVVGDSLMQEKRTATKGVVEVAYGVIDYWAKKAESGAMTTEAAQEAAKAEIATFRYEGNEYFWINDMNQVIIVHGVKPELNGKDLTDMKDENGVYLFQEMVKVSREKGQGFVNYNWPKPGSSKAEPKISYVQLYKPWGWVVGSGIYVDDVDAQVASLRWQILIPTLVAMGILIAIVMFVLRSITRPLQEAVEISDSLANGDLTVNIVSRSKDEVGRLTESMANMLTALRGVVGEVTTAAEQVTSGSEELASSAIELSQGATEQASAVEQVSAAMEQMTASIGQNADNARTTNQMTNQAAVDTESGGQAVVKTVGAMKQIAEKISIIEDIARQTNLLALNAAIEAARAGEHGKGFAVVAAEVRKLAERSGSSASEISELSTTSVEVAEEAGALLARIVPDIQKTAELVQEISSATNEQNEGGSQVNAAIQDMDKVIQQNAAASEEVASTAEELSAQAVLLQKTIRFFKLGPSDHLPPAAGPAKKTKAKAKGAPPKPLAGRPAAKSAQKLPPKAAPSGGVDLDMDELSDADFERF from the coding sequence ATGCACATATTACGCTTCAGGGATTGGGGGCTTCAGAGCAAGATCCTCAGTTTCTTCCTGGCCGCAGTGGTTCTGGTCCTTTTGGGCCTGCTCGGATATTTCCTGCCCGTTGTGGGTGACTCTCTGATGCAGGAGAAGCGGACCGCGACCAAGGGCGTGGTCGAGGTCGCCTACGGGGTCATCGACTATTGGGCCAAGAAGGCCGAGAGCGGGGCCATGACCACCGAGGCGGCCCAGGAGGCGGCCAAGGCGGAGATCGCCACCTTCCGGTACGAGGGCAACGAGTATTTCTGGATCAACGACATGAATCAGGTGATCATCGTTCACGGCGTCAAGCCCGAGCTGAACGGCAAGGACCTGACGGACATGAAGGACGAGAACGGGGTCTATCTGTTCCAGGAGATGGTCAAGGTGTCCCGCGAGAAGGGTCAGGGGTTCGTCAACTACAACTGGCCCAAGCCCGGTTCCAGCAAGGCCGAGCCCAAGATCTCCTACGTCCAGCTTTACAAGCCGTGGGGCTGGGTCGTGGGCAGCGGCATCTACGTCGACGACGTGGATGCCCAGGTGGCCTCGCTGCGCTGGCAGATCCTCATTCCCACCCTGGTGGCCATGGGTATCCTCATCGCCATCGTCATGTTCGTGCTGCGTTCCATCACCCGTCCCCTCCAGGAGGCCGTGGAGATATCCGACAGCCTGGCCAACGGCGACCTGACCGTGAACATCGTGTCCCGCAGCAAGGACGAGGTGGGCAGGCTTACCGAGTCCATGGCCAACATGCTCACGGCACTCAGGGGCGTGGTCGGGGAGGTGACCACCGCGGCGGAACAGGTGACCTCGGGCAGCGAGGAGCTGGCGTCCTCGGCCATCGAGCTTTCCCAGGGGGCTACGGAACAGGCCTCGGCCGTGGAGCAGGTCTCCGCCGCCATGGAGCAGATGACCGCCTCCATCGGCCAGAACGCCGACAACGCCCGGACCACCAACCAGATGACCAACCAGGCGGCCGTGGACACCGAGTCCGGCGGCCAGGCCGTGGTCAAGACCGTGGGGGCCATGAAGCAGATCGCGGAGAAGATCTCGATCATCGAGGACATCGCGCGGCAGACCAACCTGCTGGCGCTCAACGCGGCCATCGAAGCGGCGCGCGCGGGCGAGCACGGCAAGGGGTTCGCGGTGGTCGCGGCCGAGGTCCGCAAGCTGGCCGAGCGCAGCGGCTCTTCCGCCTCGGAGATCAGCGAACTCTCGACCACCAGCGTGGAAGTGGCGGAAGAGGCGGGCGCACTGCTGGCGCGCATCGTCCCGGACATCCAGAAGACCGCCGAGCTGGTCCAGGAGATATCCTCGGCCACCAACGAGCAAAACGAGGGCGGCAGCCAGGTCAACGCCGCCATCCAGGATATGGACAAGGTCATCCAGCAGAACGCGGCGGCCTCCGAAGAAGTGGCGTCCACCGCCGAGGAACTCTCGGCCCAGGCAGTGCTGCTCCAGAAGACCATCCGCTTCTTCAAGCTGGGGCCTTCGGACCATCTGCCTCCCGCTGCCGGACCCGCCAAGAAGACCAAGGCCAAGGCCAAGGGCGCGCCGCCCAAGCCCCTGGCTGGCAGGCCTGCCGCCAAGTCCGCCCAGAAGCTCCCGCCCAAGGCGGCTCCTTCCGGCGGCGTGGATCTCGACATGGACGAACTGAGCGACGCCGATTTCGAGCGGTTCTGA
- a CDS encoding adenylosuccinate synthase, producing the protein MSNIVVFGSQWGDEGKGKVVDMLAEKADAIVRFQGGNNAGHTLVVDGEQCILHLIPSGILHPGKQCLIGNGVVLDPFVFCMELDKLAAKGVDVSPSRMMISKKTHVIMPYHCLMDGARESSKSEDGKIGTTGRGIGPCYEDKMNRCGIRAGDFADPELLRDKIGKALEEKNVLFKHLYGTDPLDADAVFAEVMPVAERLVPYLGDVSSAIQAADSVLFEGAQGTHLDIDHGTYPFVTSSNTVTANAASGSGCSPRELDRIIAIVKAYTTRVGSGPFPTEQLNADGDYLQSQGHEFGATTGRKRRCGWLDLVVLKESARLNGPTELAITKLDVLSGLKEIKLCTAYEYRGETVFYPPQEQNGMAHVTPVYETLPGWDEDITGARSWDDLPANAVAYLKRIEEITGVKIGIVSVGPDRVQTF; encoded by the coding sequence ATGTCCAATATAGTGGTTTTCGGTTCCCAGTGGGGGGACGAAGGCAAAGGCAAGGTCGTCGACATGCTGGCCGAGAAGGCGGACGCCATCGTCCGTTTTCAGGGCGGCAACAACGCCGGGCATACCCTGGTGGTCGACGGCGAGCAGTGCATCCTGCACCTGATCCCCTCGGGCATCCTGCATCCCGGCAAACAGTGCCTCATCGGCAACGGCGTGGTCCTGGACCCGTTCGTGTTCTGCATGGAGCTGGACAAGCTGGCGGCCAAGGGCGTGGACGTCTCGCCCTCCCGCATGATGATCTCCAAGAAGACCCACGTCATCATGCCCTATCACTGTCTCATGGACGGCGCCCGCGAGTCCTCCAAGTCCGAGGACGGCAAGATCGGCACCACCGGTCGCGGCATCGGCCCCTGCTACGAGGACAAGATGAACCGCTGCGGCATCCGCGCCGGCGACTTCGCCGACCCGGAGCTGCTGCGCGACAAGATCGGCAAGGCCCTGGAGGAGAAGAACGTCCTGTTCAAGCACCTCTACGGCACCGACCCGCTGGACGCCGACGCGGTCTTCGCCGAGGTCATGCCCGTGGCCGAGCGGCTGGTCCCGTACCTGGGCGACGTCTCGTCCGCCATCCAGGCTGCCGACTCCGTGCTCTTCGAGGGCGCGCAGGGCACCCACCTGGACATCGACCACGGCACCTACCCATTCGTGACCTCGTCCAACACGGTCACGGCCAACGCCGCCTCCGGCTCCGGCTGTTCCCCGCGCGAACTGGACCGCATCATCGCCATCGTCAAGGCGTACACCACCCGCGTGGGCAGCGGACCGTTCCCCACCGAACAGCTCAACGCCGACGGCGACTACCTGCAGTCTCAGGGTCACGAGTTCGGGGCCACCACCGGGCGCAAGCGCCGCTGCGGCTGGCTCGACCTGGTGGTGCTCAAGGAATCCGCCCGCCTCAACGGCCCCACCGAGCTTGCCATCACCAAGCTGGACGTCCTGTCCGGCCTGAAGGAGATCAAGCTCTGCACGGCCTACGAGTACAGGGGCGAGACCGTTTTCTACCCGCCCCAGGAGCAGAACGGCATGGCCCACGTCACGCCGGTCTACGAGACCCTGCCCGGCTGGGACGAGGACATCACCGGCGCGCGGAGCTGGGACGACCTGCCCGCCAACGCCGTGGCCTACCTGAAGCGGATCGAGGAGATCACCGGCGTCAAGATCGGTATCGTCTCGGTCGGCCCGGACCGGGTGCAGACCTTCTAG
- a CDS encoding GNAT family N-acetyltransferase, with the protein MTVRILPYDNHDTDPIVELITGIQIAEFGVATSAEKQPDLRDIPGYYQSGADNFWLAFEGDELIGTIALKDAGDGVCALRKMFVRREYRGKGRGVAAGLMQTLLDWAGERGVAEIYLGTVDVYHAAHRFYEKSGFTEVSRHEVPVSVPLMDVDVKYYRYRF; encoded by the coding sequence GTGACCGTGCGTATCCTGCCCTACGACAATCACGACACCGACCCCATCGTCGAGTTGATCACCGGCATCCAGATCGCGGAATTCGGGGTCGCCACCTCCGCCGAAAAACAGCCCGACCTGCGGGACATCCCCGGCTATTACCAGTCCGGCGCGGACAATTTCTGGCTCGCCTTCGAAGGGGACGAACTCATCGGGACCATCGCCCTCAAGGACGCGGGCGACGGCGTCTGCGCCCTGCGCAAGATGTTCGTCAGGCGCGAGTATCGCGGCAAGGGGCGGGGCGTGGCCGCGGGCCTCATGCAGACCCTGCTCGACTGGGCCGGGGAGCGCGGCGTGGCCGAGATCTATCTCGGCACCGTGGACGTGTACCACGCGGCCCACCGGTTCTACGAGAAGAGCGGCTTCACCGAGGTGTCCCGCCACGAGGTCCCTGTCTCGGTCCCGCTCATGGACGTGGACGTCAAATATTATCGCTACCGTTTCTAG
- a CDS encoding Na+/H+ antiporter NhaC family protein, whose amino-acid sequence MRSPLLIPAALLAALLLPAPALASAAENVRDLGMLTLIPPLLAIALAFASKNVVLSLFIGVFSGCFMLELEGWDVYHAMIGGFLHLSGKVLESLADPWDAGIVLQVLAIGGLIALISKMGGAQAIAGAIARWARTPRSSQLAAWVMGLFIFFDDYANSLTVGPIMRPVTDRLRVSREKLAFIIDATAAPIAGIALISTWVAYEVGLIRDGYQAIGITGNAYGIFVQTIPYRFYNIYILLFILLAVWLKRDFGPMYQAEMRARNEGKVLGDNAVPMAAEEATSLEPAAHVRPSVWSAILPIGTLMVAAFLGFYFNGYSAIDDEAVLAAINASPLSFASMRTCFGASDASVVLFQAALLASLVAIAMAVTRKIMPIKEAIETFVTGIKSMNITAVILLLAWSLSGVMKELGTANYLVGALSDSLPAYLLPSIIFILGSVISFATGTSYGTMGILMPLAIPLAFALNPDPEFVVLSVGSVLTGAIFGDHCSPISDTTILSSMGAGCDHIDHVRTQLTYAVTVAGLAIVTGYLPAGLGLPVTLTLPVGILATALVIRFAGKKVDA is encoded by the coding sequence ATGCGCTCACCTCTTCTCATTCCGGCCGCCCTGCTGGCGGCTCTGCTGTTGCCCGCACCGGCCCTGGCCTCGGCCGCCGAGAACGTCCGCGACCTCGGCATGCTCACCCTGATCCCGCCCCTGCTCGCCATCGCCCTGGCGTTTGCCAGCAAGAACGTGGTCCTGTCCCTGTTCATCGGCGTATTCTCCGGTTGCTTCATGCTCGAACTGGAAGGCTGGGACGTGTACCACGCCATGATCGGCGGATTCCTGCACCTGTCCGGCAAGGTCCTGGAATCCCTGGCCGACCCCTGGGATGCGGGCATCGTGCTCCAGGTCCTGGCCATCGGCGGCCTGATCGCCCTGATCTCCAAGATGGGCGGCGCGCAGGCCATCGCCGGGGCCATCGCCCGCTGGGCGAGGACGCCCCGCTCCTCCCAGCTGGCCGCCTGGGTCATGGGTCTGTTCATCTTCTTCGACGACTACGCCAACTCCCTGACCGTGGGCCCGATCATGCGCCCGGTCACGGACCGGCTGCGCGTGTCCCGCGAGAAGCTGGCCTTCATCATCGACGCCACGGCCGCGCCCATCGCGGGCATCGCCCTCATCTCCACCTGGGTGGCCTACGAGGTCGGCCTGATCCGCGACGGCTACCAGGCCATCGGGATCACCGGCAACGCCTACGGCATCTTCGTCCAGACCATCCCCTACCGATTCTACAACATCTACATCCTGCTCTTCATCCTGCTGGCCGTATGGCTCAAGCGCGATTTCGGCCCCATGTACCAGGCCGAGATGCGCGCCCGGAACGAGGGCAAGGTGCTGGGCGACAACGCGGTGCCCATGGCCGCCGAAGAGGCCACCAGCCTGGAACCGGCGGCCCATGTGCGGCCGTCCGTGTGGAGCGCCATCCTGCCCATCGGCACGCTGATGGTCGCCGCCTTCCTCGGCTTCTACTTCAACGGCTACTCGGCCATCGATGACGAGGCCGTGCTGGCCGCCATCAACGCCTCGCCCCTGAGCTTCGCCTCCATGCGCACCTGCTTCGGCGCGTCGGACGCCTCGGTGGTCCTGTTCCAGGCCGCCCTGCTCGCCTCGCTGGTGGCCATCGCCATGGCGGTGACCCGAAAGATCATGCCCATCAAGGAGGCTATCGAGACCTTCGTCACCGGCATCAAATCCATGAACATCACGGCGGTTATCCTGCTCCTGGCCTGGTCCCTGTCCGGGGTCATGAAGGAGCTGGGCACGGCCAACTACCTGGTGGGCGCGCTGTCCGACTCCCTGCCCGCCTACCTGCTGCCGTCCATCATCTTCATCCTCGGCTCGGTGATCTCGTTCGCCACGGGCACCTCCTACGGAACCATGGGCATCCTCATGCCCCTGGCCATTCCCCTGGCCTTCGCCCTGAACCCGGACCCGGAATTCGTGGTCCTGTCCGTCGGCTCGGTCCTGACCGGCGCCATCTTCGGCGACCACTGCTCGCCCATCTCGGACACCACCATCCTGTCGTCCATGGGCGCGGGCTGCGACCACATCGACCACGTGCGCACCCAGCTGACCTACGCCGTGACCGTGGCCGGGCTGGCCATCGTCACGGGCTACCTGCCCGCCGGTCTCGGCCTGCCCGTGACCCTGACCCTGCCCGTCGGCATCCTGGCCACGGCCCTGGTCATCCGCTTCGCGGGCAAGAAGGTCGACGCCTAG
- a CDS encoding antibiotic biosynthesis monooxygenase family protein — MQENRPGLDGCYAVIFTSVRTDGDNGYAEAATRMLELARSMPGFLGVESAREEVGVTVSYWESLDAIRAWRDHPEHLAAQARGRADWYRNFTTRVCKVLRESVFPEP; from the coding sequence ATGCAAGAGAATCGTCCTGGCCTAGACGGCTGTTACGCCGTCATCTTCACCTCGGTGCGCACCGACGGCGACAACGGGTATGCGGAGGCAGCGACCCGCATGCTCGAACTGGCCCGGTCCATGCCCGGTTTCCTGGGCGTGGAGTCCGCCCGCGAAGAGGTGGGCGTCACCGTGTCCTACTGGGAGAGCCTGGACGCCATCCGGGCGTGGCGCGACCACCCGGAACACCTGGCCGCCCAGGCGCGCGGGCGCGCCGACTGGTACCGGAACTTCACCACGCGGGTCTGCAAGGTCCTGCGCGAAAGCGTCTTTCCCGAACCCTGA
- a CDS encoding class I adenylate cyclase produces the protein MSEGNPNIRSVARGLAALAAGPTLADGPGPGGLTVEFMDWCDANPRPERDEAPRLAEACLSLVRIAGTSTDIHTVQSALQALVRAGRFGRTLCARLITAKTVPLVRLDPKVAAWPARDRLALAHEMLRHVPGDKDKETLAWLEELLKPIMATDPEELAPFVARLGEQGETLSFPARQILVSGLFGRWINSRLSNGIDGRGLEQLCGVIRGLGDSVYAEALAKAIDLKRIVPDRCVLRTIAAVSEAGNKTIMAVLLKILPTTSGSMAGACLDGLVAQDHPGMGKLLASVRTRLPGLRKAAVSRAPLLGDIGYVQYVASLPEEQQLDSHLETLGVLEAIAPDFARNITGKCPPKRPETFPAPPPPPPAEELSAKADKPGGFLKGLFRSKPKTLQEMLPKFRNVRDMELKASLVENEELDGRELTGLDLTGSTFLACGFVRGRIGASRLRETRFVRCVFSGTEFKDADFGRAEFHGCTFEGCAFTDCLFTEALLSGCILDGCRARSTVFSEASLTNCTLDLTELTLCSLAGANLHGCAVRSCRFEVSDLAYSELVGDDFEGVEFINCFLHAMYIRESRLMSIEMPGTQVTRSIIKDSDAGHPQFLANRIRQMTLFAREVEKGEPPATGETDPFVAQKALTSWSRELTFMRRERRMLENNRLRMRRAQGGLTRDQQAFLRMLPVLLDSDAFERRFNFGNIPACRVWGFHPGLTALETVRDRLGVTPSSDPSPDVRILAVYAMGSLGTVAQTSESDLDCWVCYDGDVTMSMESGLKRKLDAISLWAESEFGLEAHFYPMRMDDVRDNRFLSGDEESSGSAQALLLKEEFYRTALKLAGKNIAWWITPAGAGRKVYDACIRAARRYPLCGKPRLEDFGYLSEVPPDEYFGGSLWQMVKAVRAPFKSVLKLGLLETYAAPEGSALPLCDRIKRSLTRNRQGRLDTDPYTALFSILHAYYLGRKETNAAALLKESFRLKANLSDIPFFMNLPARPEDESLISVLFGSGYVEPDRLAETNRSWPFEKSLRMGAHVRQYMVDTYQRIQSGLEGKGQTKALVNAEDLTRMGRRIAANFARKPDKILRVPFLDNRKHGFPILHFAAEKGPGKPPTWTVRGGERTGAKQAAENFQLLHRNQDPVHLLAWLLANRIYNPKSLLQADRSIAPIALADLQKFMGALNEFFPFEQTFERDINEGLQPERVTSAFFVLNLTAPSDTVRIEQAAVVYATNWGEMFCRTFTRPGQLFERNPSLFLSEKLEQPVPEPPRMAQFVPKGSQCKRIVLA, from the coding sequence ATGAGTGAAGGCAACCCGAACATCCGATCCGTGGCCCGAGGGCTCGCCGCACTGGCCGCAGGCCCGACGCTCGCCGACGGCCCCGGTCCGGGCGGCCTGACGGTCGAATTCATGGATTGGTGCGATGCCAACCCGCGCCCGGAGCGGGATGAAGCGCCCCGGCTGGCCGAGGCGTGCCTGTCCCTGGTGCGCATCGCCGGGACCTCGACCGACATCCACACCGTCCAGTCCGCGCTCCAGGCCCTGGTCCGTGCCGGGCGGTTCGGGCGCACCCTCTGCGCCCGGCTGATCACCGCCAAGACCGTTCCCCTGGTCCGGCTCGACCCCAAGGTCGCGGCCTGGCCCGCGCGCGACCGGCTGGCCCTGGCCCACGAGATGCTCCGGCACGTCCCCGGCGACAAGGACAAGGAGACCCTGGCCTGGCTGGAGGAGCTGCTCAAGCCGATCATGGCCACGGACCCGGAGGAGCTGGCCCCGTTCGTGGCCAGACTCGGCGAGCAGGGCGAAACCCTGTCCTTCCCGGCCCGCCAGATCCTGGTGAGCGGGCTGTTCGGCCGCTGGATCAACTCGCGCCTGTCCAACGGCATCGACGGACGCGGCCTGGAGCAGCTGTGCGGCGTCATCCGGGGGCTGGGCGACTCGGTCTACGCCGAGGCCCTGGCCAAGGCCATCGACCTGAAACGCATCGTCCCGGACCGCTGCGTGCTGCGGACCATCGCCGCCGTGAGCGAAGCGGGCAACAAGACCATCATGGCCGTGCTGCTCAAGATCCTGCCCACCACCTCCGGCTCCATGGCCGGGGCCTGCCTCGACGGGCTGGTGGCCCAGGACCATCCTGGCATGGGCAAGCTCCTGGCCTCGGTACGCACCCGCCTGCCCGGCCTGCGCAAGGCCGCGGTCTCGCGCGCCCCGCTGCTCGGCGACATCGGCTACGTCCAGTACGTGGCCTCCCTGCCCGAGGAGCAGCAGCTGGACAGCCACCTGGAGACCCTCGGGGTGCTGGAGGCCATCGCCCCGGACTTCGCCCGCAACATCACCGGCAAATGCCCGCCCAAACGGCCCGAGACCTTTCCCGCGCCGCCGCCCCCGCCCCCCGCCGAGGAACTCTCCGCCAAGGCCGATAAACCGGGCGGGTTCCTCAAGGGGCTGTTTCGCTCAAAGCCCAAAACCCTTCAGGAAATGCTGCCCAAGTTCCGCAACGTCCGGGACATGGAGCTCAAGGCCTCGCTGGTGGAAAACGAGGAGCTGGACGGCCGGGAGCTGACCGGCCTGGACCTGACCGGCTCGACCTTTTTGGCCTGCGGCTTCGTCCGGGGCAGGATCGGCGCATCACGGCTGCGGGAAACCCGCTTCGTCCGCTGCGTCTTCTCCGGCACGGAGTTCAAGGATGCGGATTTCGGACGCGCCGAATTTCACGGCTGCACCTTCGAGGGGTGCGCGTTCACCGACTGCCTGTTCACGGAAGCGCTGCTCTCCGGCTGCATCCTCGACGGCTGCCGGGCGCGGTCCACGGTCTTCAGCGAGGCGTCCCTGACCAACTGTACCCTGGACCTGACCGAGCTGACCCTCTGCTCCCTGGCCGGGGCGAACCTGCACGGCTGCGCGGTGCGCTCCTGCCGGTTCGAGGTCTCGGACCTGGCCTATTCCGAGCTGGTCGGGGACGACTTCGAAGGCGTGGAGTTCATCAACTGTTTCCTGCACGCCATGTACATCCGCGAGAGCCGGCTCATGTCCATTGAGATGCCCGGCACCCAGGTCACGCGGTCCATCATCAAGGACTCGGACGCGGGCCATCCGCAGTTCCTGGCCAACCGCATCCGCCAGATGACCCTGTTCGCCCGCGAGGTGGAGAAGGGCGAGCCGCCCGCCACCGGGGAGACCGACCCCTTCGTGGCCCAGAAGGCTCTGACCTCCTGGTCCAGGGAGCTGACCTTCATGCGGCGGGAGCGGCGGATGCTGGAGAACAACCGGCTGCGCATGCGCCGGGCCCAGGGCGGCCTGACCCGCGACCAGCAGGCGTTCCTGCGCATGCTCCCAGTGCTCCTCGACAGCGACGCCTTTGAGCGGCGCTTCAATTTCGGGAACATCCCGGCCTGTCGGGTATGGGGCTTCCATCCGGGACTGACCGCCCTGGAGACGGTCCGCGACCGGCTCGGCGTGACCCCGTCCAGCGACCCGTCGCCGGACGTCCGCATCCTGGCGGTCTACGCCATGGGCAGCCTGGGCACCGTGGCCCAGACCTCGGAGTCGGACCTCGACTGCTGGGTCTGCTACGACGGGGACGTGACCATGAGCATGGAGAGCGGGCTGAAGCGCAAGCTGGATGCCATCTCCCTGTGGGCCGAGAGCGAGTTCGGGCTGGAGGCGCACTTCTACCCCATGCGCATGGACGATGTGCGCGACAACCGGTTCCTTTCCGGCGACGAGGAAAGCTCCGGCTCGGCCCAGGCCCTGCTGCTCAAGGAGGAGTTCTACCGCACGGCGCTCAAGCTGGCGGGCAAGAACATCGCCTGGTGGATCACCCCGGCCGGGGCCGGGCGCAAGGTCTACGACGCCTGCATCCGCGCGGCCCGGCGCTACCCCCTGTGCGGCAAGCCGCGCCTGGAGGACTTCGGCTACCTGTCCGAGGTCCCGCCCGACGAATACTTCGGCGGCTCCCTGTGGCAGATGGTCAAGGCCGTGCGCGCGCCCTTCAAGTCCGTGCTCAAGCTCGGCCTGCTGGAGACCTATGCCGCGCCCGAGGGGTCGGCCCTGCCGCTGTGCGACCGCATCAAGCGCAGCCTGACCCGCAACCGCCAGGGCAGGCTGGACACCGATCCCTACACCGCCCTGTTTTCCATCCTGCACGCCTACTACCTGGGCCGGAAGGAGACCAACGCGGCGGCCCTGCTCAAGGAGTCCTTCCGGCTCAAGGCCAACCTCTCGGACATCCCGTTCTTCATGAACCTGCCCGCCCGGCCCGAGGACGAGAGCCTGATCTCGGTCCTGTTCGGCTCGGGCTACGTGGAGCCGGACCGGCTGGCCGAGACCAACCGCTCTTGGCCCTTCGAAAAGTCCCTGCGCATGGGCGCGCACGTCCGCCAGTACATGGTGGACACCTACCAACGCATCCAGTCCGGGCTGGAGGGCAAGGGACAGACCAAGGCGCTGGTCAACGCCGAGGACCTGACCCGCATGGGCCGCCGCATCGCCGCCAACTTCGCGCGAAAACCGGACAAGATCCTGCGCGTGCCGTTCCTGGACAACCGCAAGCACGGGTTCCCCATCCTCCACTTCGCGGCGGAAAAGGGGCCGGGCAAGCCGCCCACCTGGACCGTGCGCGGCGGCGAGCGCACCGGGGCCAAGCAGGCCGCCGAGAACTTCCAGCTCCTGCACCGCAACCAGGACCCGGTCCACCTGCTCGCCTGGCTGCTGGCCAACCGCATCTACAATCCCAAGAGCCTGCTCCAGGCGGACCGGTCCATCGCGCCCATCGCCCTGGCCGACCTCCAGAAATTCATGGGCGCGCTGAACGAATTCTTCCCCTTCGAGCAGACCTTCGAGCGGGACATCAACGAGGGGCTGCAACCGGAGCGGGTGACCAGCGCCTTTTTCGTCCTCAACCTGACCGCCCCCTCGGACACCGTGCGCATCGAACAGGCGGCGGTCGTCTACGCCACCAATTGGGGCGAGATGTTCTGCCGGACCTTCACCCGGCCCGGCCAGCTGTTCGAGCGCAATCCGTCCCTGTTCCTGTCCGAAAAACTCGAACAGCCCGTCCCCGAACCACCCCGGATGGCCCAGTTCGTACCCAAAGGATCGCAATGCAAGAGAATCGTCCTGGCCTAG